From Mytilus edulis chromosome 8, xbMytEdul2.2, whole genome shotgun sequence, one genomic window encodes:
- the LOC139485898 gene encoding uncharacterized protein gives MAEQATHDVSTYLYQYMCQKIVGTEGHVKTVRMMNSIRDNLSSQDDLTKITSGSFGEGLEIKGSDIDIMYVSKCAEVRESSYTRFNPAKTYFTMATEDTHPGFTHLRVVQCNDPSVFELCEMNEGYLYFSSMRLKERILHMRTPLIHGPCMSDTNGEYDIAYCLHSKLWITQAKKWMTRSQNAWPGYDVKQSILRHGVLFVPIGVKGSIKEDLEWRISFSVGEKLLVFTFTHAQLLCYALLKILLKDVIDIDIDCKDLLCSYFLKTILFWISEEVSVAIWRPENLIINFMRCFRRLIYCVEYVVCPHYFIPDNNLFENKIKGNAQKILLNKLSVLNSYGWHCIAFSKQIPIFNKLAFHIRKEPISLYVNSLKQLLFSKMIFADIQSSSCNFLLEKVLHIILSTKNSKIKHFYLYYISKTCCLHDTLQGCKDSIGNKSTYTQYNTCISSLLRNIRHNAVTGWLKLASFFYYTEQHIKAIELLKYSLLKCSSEKLYPFMNLSHIYYDLFSSYLFRQMPVVIVFKYLLLDQVVFLANSLLIPEELRKVVKTTPCIIPPVAFAHILLFLCHYHLNNSRKCLISLKDLQLTIGEKYFIACSYQEAISYNIIGIAYQLVGDLPSARQAFKRSIRLYADQDENSAFWRLSSISGLYQS, from the coding sequence AACAAGCTACACATGATGTATCAACATATCTATATCAATATATGTGTCAGAAAATTGTTGGAACAGAAGGGCATGTAAAAACTGTCAGAATGATGAACTCTATTAGAGATAATTTATCGAGTCAAGACGATTTAACAAAAATAACCAGTGGCAGTTTTGGTGAGGGACTGGAGATTAAAGGAAGTGATATTGACATTATGTATGTGAGTAAATGTGCTGAGGTTCGTGAAAGCTCATACACTCGTTTTAATCCTGCTAAAACGTATTTTACAATGGCGACAGAAGACACACATCCAGGCTTCACCCATTTACGTGTAGTGCAATGCAATGATCCTAGCGTCTTTGAATTATGCGAAATGAATGAAGGTTATCTGTACTTTTCCAGCATGAGATTAAAAGAACGCATATTACACATGCGTACTCCACTCATTCACGGTCCTTGTATGTCAGACACAAATGGAGAATATGATATTGCATATTGCTTACATAGTAAGTTGTGGATAACACAAGCAAAAAAATGGATGACACGATCACAGAACGCATGGCCAGGGTACGATGTTAAACAATCTATTCTAAGACATGGCGTTCTCTTTGTACCAATAGGTGTTAAAGGATCTATTAAAGAAGATTTAGAATGGCGAATATCGTTTTCCGTTGGAGAAAAACTTCTAGTCTTTACATTTACACATGCACAATTACTTTGCTATGCCCTAttgaaaattcttctgaaagatgTAATAGATATTGACATAGATTGCAAAGATTTACTTTGctcatattttttaaaaacaattctttTTTGGATTTCGGAGGAAGTTTCAGTAGCAATATGGAGACCTGAAAacttaattataaattttatgagATGTTTTAGGAGACTAATATACTGTGTTGAATATGTAGTCTGTCCCCATTACTTTATTCCTGACAACAACTTATTTGAGAATAAGATAAAAGGAAACGCACAGAAAATTCTCTTAAATAAGCTAAGTGTTTTAAATAGTTATGGTTGGCATTGTATAGCATTTTCAAAACAAATCCCAATCTTCAATAAATTAGCATTTCACATTAGAAAAGAGCCAATTTCTTTATATGTTAATagtcttaaacaattattattttcaaaaatgatttttgCGGATATTCAGTCTTCGTCTTGTAACTTTTTGTTGGAAAAAGTTTTACATATAATATTATCTACAAAGAAttccaaaataaaacacttttacttGTACTATATTTCAAAGACGTGTTGCTTACATGACACATTACAAGGATGTAAGGATAGTATTGGTAATAAATCTACATATACACAATACAATACCTGTATAAGTTCTTTGCTACGAAACATTCGCCACAATGCTGTAACTGGATGGCTGAAGTTAGCTTCTTTCTTCTATTATACCGAACAGCATATAAAAGCCATTGAACTTCTTAAGTATTCTCTACTAAAATGTTCATCTGAAAAACTTTACCCGTTCATGAATTTGTCGcatatttattatgatttattcAGTTCGTACTTGTTTCGGCAGATGCCTGTGGTTATTGTGTTTAAATATCTGCTATTAGACCAAGTGGTGTTTCTTGCAAATTCTTTGTTGATACCGGAAGAATTAAGAAAGGTAGTAAAAACTACTCCGTGTATAATACCGCCAGTAGCATTTGCGCATATTCTTCTATTTCTATGTCATTATCATCTAAACAATTCTAGAAAATGCCTTATTTCTCTCAAAGATTTACAATTAACTATAGGAGAAAAGTATTTTATAGCATGTTCCTATCAGGAAGCTATATCATACAACATCATAGGAATAGCTTATCAGTTAGTAGGTGATTTACCATCAGCAAGACAAGCATTTAAACGATCTATAAGATTATACGCAGATCAAGATGAAAATAGTGCGTTTTGGAGATTGTCATCGATAAGCGGACTGTACCAGAGCTAA